One window from the genome of Pyxicephalus adspersus chromosome 6, UCB_Pads_2.0, whole genome shotgun sequence encodes:
- the ESM1 gene encoding endothelial cell-specific molecule 1 has protein sequence MRCCIFVASLLINMHFGTARSSQYAVDCPDRCDSDECKSTVRCKRTVLDDCGCCRVCAAAAGETCYRTVSGMDGVKCGPGLTCHFFTEEDDFGDEFGVCRECPYGTFGMECRGTCNCPSGICDRVTGKCLKFPFFQFTGAKSPNKLRLNTDSEMASGDGNSVKQDLAKDKSSRSPGIKWLNPR, from the exons ATGAGGTGCTGCATTTTTGTTGCCTCTTTGCTGATTAACATGCACTTTGGCACTGCCCGGAGTTCCCAGTATGCCGTGGATTGTCCAGATCGCTGCGACAGCGACGAATGCAAGAGTACCGTAAGATGTAAGAGGACCGTGCTGGATGACTGTGGATGCTGCAGGGTCTGCGCCGCAGCTGCGGGAGAAACCTGTTACAGGACTGTGTCTGGAATGGATGGAGTTAAATGTGGCCCTGGACTGACTtgccatttttttacagaagaagaCGATTTCGGAGATGAGTTTGGTGTCTGCCGAG AATGTCCATATGGCACCTTTGGAATGGAATGCAGAGGAACCTGCAATTGTCCATCTGGAATTTGTGATCGTGTCACTGGAAAGTGTCTGAAATTTCCATTCTTCCAATTTACAGGAGCCAAATCACCTAATAAACTAAGGCTGAATACAG ATTCTGAAATGGCTTCTGGAGATGGAAACAGTGTCAAGCAAGACCTTGCCAAGGATAAATCTTCTCGCTCACCTGGAATAAAATGGCTAAACCCACgctga